Part of the Lotus japonicus ecotype B-129 chromosome 6, LjGifu_v1.2 genome, TCAAGGAAATAATAAACTTAAACTTTAAAGCAGTGTTGTCAAACATCCTCCATGGTGCCGCATGGCCAAATCTTATGGCGGAATTCTAGCTAGCCGCCATGGCCGATATTCCGCCATAATCCATCAAAATTTGTCAAATATGGCCTGTTTTTGGCTTTCCGCCATCAACCATTAACAACATTGCTTTTAAGTAGTATATTTCGGAAAGATTATTATACATTTTAAAGGAAGTGTTGCTAATGGTAACTCTATTACAGTATCACTCTGTATCTGCAAGTTGTTGATATGATTGATTTACACTTTGTTCTGCCTTCCTGGCAACGACATGATGTGTAATCTGGATTTAATGGATACTGATTTATGGTATAAATCTTATTTCTGCAAATAAGGTCCTTTTAAGATGTTTCTCTGAATCTTAAGTTGACTGACTTAGGGGAATACACTTCACATTAACAGCAATCATCAAGTTATCCTAGTTTATTAAGTtgtgaaaaaaaatgaattttaaaaaatcacaattaTATGATTGACTTGTATTATGTAGCTACTTATATGTTAGAGGTTCGTTTTGTCCCTCTATCCTtcattaatcttaaaaaaaaattgtgtaggACGAAGGTAGCAGCTTGTGCTAAGCACTTTGTTGGAGATGGTGGTACAACCAAGGGAACAAATGAGAACAACACAGTGATTGACTGGCATGGATTGCTGAGCATTCACATGCCTGCCTATTCTGATTCGATCATTAAGGGGGTCTCTACAGTCATGGTTTCATACTCCAGTTGGAATGGTGTAAAGATGCATGCAAATCATGATCTAGTCACCGGCTTCCTCAAGAACACCCTTAAGTTTAAGGTGATTGGCCATGTTGGCAAATCGTGATCTCTACACTGGCTTCCTCAAGAACACCCTTAATTAATCTTTATTGTTCTTCTTTTCTCTTACAGAGCTAGTTCTATGCACACTTGCCATCTTTCTAATTGAAAGTTTATCCTATTTATTTTCATAACTCctcactttattttttttttatatttctcaTAGCTAGATATTTTCTACTTAATTATCTTTAAGCCATTACCAGCTCCCAATTTTAAGCAGCATGATTTTGTATTGATGGAAAGAACGATTTTTGTTCGCTCATGTGTCAGGGATTTGTCATCTCAGATTGGCAGGGTATTGACAGACTCACAACACCACTTGGTTCAAACTACACATACTCTGTCCAGGCTTCCATTGAAGCTGGTATCGATATGGTTAGTATCATGCTGAAATTGCTGCAGCGATGGAATGAATGTAATGCTTACTGAAGTATAGGATTATAGAACTCAGTCGTTCTTTTTGTTGACAAATTATTACAGGTGATGGTCCCCTACAAATATGATGACTTCATTCAGGACCTTAACCTCTTGGTCAAGAACAACATAATTCCAATGGAGCGTATTGATGATGCTGTGGAGAGAATTTTGCTTGTAAAGTTCACCATGGGCCTTTTCGAGAATCCTCTAGCCGATCTCAGTTTAGTCAATGAGCTTGGAAGCCAGGTGTTTCAATCAAACCATCCCAATCATAAAATGGATATTTCCCATAATGAAATTGATGGGCTATTTATTTCAACCAGAATAATGAAAAATAATGTTCTCTTTTATTTGATGGGAAACAGTATATTTGATGAAAAATTCTTTATGACTTCTTTGAACATAATACTCTTGTAAATTTTGGTCGATATGCATGGGCTGTATCAATATTGTGCAATTGCATTGCATGGAACTAAACAGAATATATTGGCATTCTTTGTTGATATAACTTTTTGCGTTGATCTTTTCTGATGCATGCAAGTGGGTTAAGGGAGAAAACAGTATGCAACTTTGAGGATTTTCTTGTTGCTTGTAATTTAGAGTTTATCCTAGCATAATTGAAACATTGAGATATAAGATTATGTTTTTAACTAGGAACACAGGGACCTAGCTAGAGAAGCTGTGAGAAAAACCCTCGTGCTGCTAAAGAATGGGAAAAATGAAAGTTCTTCtccacttcttcctcttcctaaGAAGACCCCAAAAATCTTAGTTGCCGGTACTCATGCTGATAATTTGGGTTACCAATGTGGTGGCTGGACAATCAAATGGCAAGGGTTCACTGGCAACAGTGACACAAGTGGTAAGTGACTCTCAAAAGTCAAAAGGGGAAATTAGTAAAGTTATTATAGAAATGAATTGACAGACTTTCTTTTCCATGTTCAGGAACAACTATTCTCAGTGCCATAAAAACCGCAGTAGATCCAAGCACAGAAGTTATCTTTCGCGAGAACCCTGATAGTGAATTTGTTAAGTCCAACAATTTTGAATATGCCATTGTAGTAGTTGGTGAGCCACCTTATGCCGAGACTGCCGGAGACAGCACGACTCTTACAATGTTGGATTCTGGCCCGAATACCATCAACAATGTCTGCGGGGCTGTTAAGTGTGTGGTTGTCGTCATTTCTGGCAGACCTATTGTGATTGAACCATATGTTTCAACTATAGATGCATTGGTGGCAGCATGGTTACCAGGCACCGAGGGACAAGGCGTGACTGATGTCCTTTTCGGTGACTATGGTTTCACTGGAAAGCTTGCAAGGACATGGTTCAAATCTGTAGATCAACTCCCAATGCATGTTGGTGATCCTCACTATGATCCACTTTTTCCTTTTGATTTTGGGCTGACAACTTTATCTGTCAAAGACCTAGTTGCAAGGTAATATTTATTTCAAGTTTGAAAGCTTTTATTTAATTGATCTAATACCCCATGTCTATTGTGCTTTGCTTCAGCGCTTCAAACTTCAACTTTTTTAGAGCATTGTGTACATGTCCTATGTTGTTAATGAGTACACACTGCACTTTTTTGTGTGTTTGGATACTAGCCGAGTACAACGTGAACAGACTTTCATCTCAATTATACGAAAAGTCATGTTCActtttgtcttgaagtgcttgtTAATGTATGTTTGCACTTGTCTAAACAGGTAATCTTAGTCATTGGCTGATGCCTGTAACTTCATTCTAGCCTTCCACTTGTTTTATTACCATAACCTTTAGTATAGATTTACCTGCCCTTTTTTTGTTATCGTTCACTGCAATCATTTCATTGAAGGGTTGTTTTGTCACTTTGGTGCATGAAGAATGTTGTTGCCAATGGTCAATGACACTAGTAATAAAACATTTCCCAAACAAAAAGCAATTAAACTCAATGAAACATGACAATGGAATTTATTCCATGAAGAGCATTATTTTACCACCTTCATTTGCTATATAACTTTGTTGTTCAATGCCATTGGTCAGTAACATCTTTTATATCTGACAAGAGTTGCTTCTGATATACTGATGGAGCCATTGATTGTGCAGGTCAACCTCAGCTGCTGACAGTGTAAGGGCTTGTATAATTACCATTATGGCTACACTACTCATCTGCTTATATTCAACTGGTATGTTTTGTGATTATTTTTTCTAGTGACAGAAACTGAATACTCTTATGTTCAATACGATTTGTAATTTGATTGTTTGTTCATTTCGATAGGTTAAGCACAATTTATGGGAGCTTATTATTGAAGCTGGCGGCTAGAGAACTAACTTGTGATACTTCCCAGCTTAGTCTTATTCATTGTATTAGCATTAGGACATTATGATTGTTCATGAACTAGgacatttttttggtacataccCTCTATTTATTCCATCGtcttttacttatttctttCGAGTTTTGGGCTTCTTGCATTAGCTGCAACCTGCAAACAAATGCTATGTTTAGATCTTCGTTGGCACTGGTGCAACAAATGTTACATAGtccaagagaaaaaaaatgaatggatGGATCGGGTTGAATGTTTTTCATGTTACTTCTAACTGGTTGCCAGTCAAAAAACCGGGCAATTTATGTTACTATCCTCTACTAATgagcaatatatatataaaagtgaaTATATATTCTTATGCTCTTTTTCTTCGTTTTCGCCTTTATGTGGAATAATACCAACAAAATCTGATGTAAACTTCGTACACTGCTTTGAAATTCACTTAACTTTCTTACAGCTGAGTTTTGAGTTCAAGGCATCCTCGTACAGAAGAAATGAAAGTGCAAAAATATACATATCAATGTATATCAGGGTCAAGCAAGAACTAAGAGATGAAGATATATTCAACTCTTAAAAAATGGGACAAGTACATATGAACAAATAACTATATTGAAATCTTCGATATGATATATGAGATGATCCTCTTGGAGTTCAATTCCCTTCTTTCCTTGTAGTATGCATTCACAAGAAGCACACTTAATAGACTTGCATACAAAGCTGCATACTCCTTCCGGTGGACTCACCAATATAGCACTCCAAAACATCACGTAGAATTGGGTTCCATATTTTAAGTGCTTAGATCTTTTACCTCCATCTGATAGCCCGGAGTCGGGGCAGAGTGGAAATCCCAATATTTTTCCTGAGTCAGATGCTGCCTGCTCAAAATAACTCTTCTCTAGCAAAGCATCCATGAATTAGAAAGTAAATgtgattttacttttaaaacaaaaattaaatgcaAAGGGATTATTCACTAAAGTTAAGTAGAGTGATAACATCATATTATAACAACATCATAAAAGAACAAATATCTAAATTCCTAATTCCTAATTCACACACTTCTTGTAAGTGAGAGATTGCTTTCTTGGACTGATCACTATAGCACAATCCACAGAAACTTGAAGACCACCCGGAGGAGAATCGAAATTCAAGATCCGGATCTTAGCTCTGACATCTCCCAAGACCTGAAAGTCGACCCGGTCGTTAACCGAAGCGTTTCTGATCAAATCAGCGGCGTCAGCCTGAAGCAAACTCATGCGATCGACGGATATGGTGGCGGCCACTTGTTTCGTACTGTGAGCTCCCTGGAAAAACCCTGGAATTGAGGCTTTGCCGAGCGGGATTCTACGGTACATGACGGTGAACCTAGACTCACCGTACTTGACCCCCACCTTATTGGTGTTAACGGCTTCCAAGAGGAGGCGAAGGGTGAGGCTGATGGAGGCGGTTGAGTCGTCGGCGGTGATGGTCATGTATTGAACCCTAACTAACTGAAGATTGACATGTGGCTTCTTGGGCATCACCGACAGGATGATGACGAGCGCCACCAACAGCGCAAGAAATGCGAGGAGCGATGATAGCAGGAAGAGGCAGCGGTAGCAGCCTTCCAACCACGTCGCCgatgaagatgaatgagaaGGTGTCCTCGGGTAGTAAGTTGAGAATGCGGCCGGCGCCGGTGTCGGTGGTCGGTCGCCGTTCGGTTGTGGCGGTTGGTTACTGGTCATTTTCTCCTCTCGTGAAATGGAAGTATATGGCTAAGGGTAACAAGATTTCAACTCTTGAATAGGTTGAAGGGAAAagcgaaagaagaagaagataccaGAAACTGTGTATTGAATGAATGAATGTAATGTACTAAGGGGTCAGGCTTTTATAGAGAGTGTCATAGTTTTAACCATAAGCCTTAACCAATTAACAAAATAACCAACTATGCTAACTAACTATGGTTACAATATACTCAATAAAGGGCACGAGTAGCAGCATTTAAGGCTCCCTACTATGAGTGGGAATCACATCCTATTTATTGTCTAATTAGAGGTGCAACTCCAAAGCAAACTCTACTATTAAGGTCAGGCATAAGCAGCAGGGTCATATGCATGTCAGCATGCAACAACGTTACTAATGAGAGAATGCATCACTAACCTCATAGCAACTAAAGTAGATGTCAGTGCCATATACAAGAAACGTTACCTGATTAATTTGGCAAGTAAAGCATAACAACTTGATACATAATCTTTTTACATCTATTGATCAGTATTAACTATACAAAGAGAAGTCCCTAGTTAGAAAGTGCATTTTGTATACGTTACCATATTAATTTGGCAAGTAAAGCATATCATTTTTAGTTCCACGTAAAAAATTTCCTCCAACATTCTTACCACACTTAGTTTCCCATAACCTCACCACATATAAATAATTACATAAGCATATGAAATATAAGTTTAATTTGGAGTTAAGGAATAGTGAAATATATAACTTGGGAAAGATGAAGAGGTTAAGTAAGAAAAAtgaatgaattttttaaatCCTATAACTGGCAAGTACTCAGGTACCTCCAACATTCTTACCACACTTACTTTCCTCCAACATTCTTTCTGATGCATTATAAGGCTATGAGCCTAAGAAAGATGAAGAGGTTAAGTAAGAAAAATGAATTAATAGTATGACTAATAAAGTGAATTAATAGCATGACTAATAAAGGATAACCACCATTACAGCGATCCATAACAGATTAGCCACCCTACCAGCTTTGCCTGAAACTCCAATAATCTTCCACTTTATCAATTCTATTTGTAACTTCACCTTTTCTTAGTTGCtgcttcctttttctttttctcaaaaTTCAGTTAACACCTCATGAACCTTATGTGGTTCGAAAGGCTGTCAACCATTTCTAACAGGTACACCTTCATTTATTACCATCAGACTTTCATGCCAGATATAAAGCACAAGAGCGCACGTCAGTACTCAACAATCTCACTTTCTTTCTAAAACTGACTTATGATCATTTGTAGTAATTGATAACTAATTAATAAAGGATTTACCAAGTCTTTCGTCTATATATAAAAACATTACAAATGAATTAATAGTAGTAAGTAAAAGAGGATACTATATGTACTATTGaccttatatttatatatatatatatatatatataacttttgttttaaaaaaaaataaccgcCTCAAAATGACTTCTGCAACTCCCGCAAAATGCACTGTTTGTTGTAGTGTAATTATCTCTTCTTATCTCTTCTATTATTTGTACTAATTTCCTTGTATGTGTACATACAAGTTATGCCCTTCTTTAGATCAAAAGATGTTGGTCATCTAAATAATACTAAGTTATACTAATTAAAAAACACTTAATTTTCTTAGTCAAGAAGATTTCAGAAATGTAAGATAGGCAAACTTCATAACAGAGGCTGGAATTCTTAAAAGAGAAGCATGACTAAAATTAGTGCAAAGGCTCAAAGGAAGGTTGCCCAGGAGATTAAAACTGCCCGAGCTTTTGGCTTAATGCCTTTATAACAATGGGTACAAAGTCATTTGCTTTTGGGAAAACCATGCATGGAGAATCTTGACGGTGACTTTACGTACAAGAGTGATGTTAGAAACGTCCATGAGCTTGATATGGAAGGTTGAAATATCCGGCAAGAACTTTTTCTACTTTTGAACTTTCTCTCCTAGCCTGTTTACCTTGATTACTAAGGTGCTTTGTTATATGTTCTAAACCCAAATGGTGTATTATTTACTTCTTTCTGCTGaagcctttcaaaaaaaaaaaataataatacttCTTTCTGCTGAATAATACACAGGATTGTCATCCCAAAGTGCAAGATGAATGATCTTTGCAAGGAGTTTTCCCAGATTTAAGGAATAGTGAAATATATTACTTGAGCATACGAaacatttcttaaaaaaaagcaaatacaattttttattttgtagggAAAAATATTAAGTTTAACCAATACTCACTGCAAAAATCCACTCATTTAGCGTCGATCAACTCGTTTGTTTGACGTTGGTTTAAACTGCCGTTAAATGAACTAGCAGTGGTCAAATGATTAACACTAAATTTAGCGCCTCAAAGCATATTAGCCACAGAGAAAGACAGTTGCTAGATGAGTCTTAAAGCACTAGTGTTGGTTTAAACTGACGCGAAACTATTTTTTGAATCAGACATGAGTAGCATTGATTCTAACCGCTCAAAACTATTTTTTCAATTGACCATTTTAATAATGGACTAGCGTTGGTTATAACTGTTCCTATCTAgtccaattaattttttttcttaaggtTTTCATAACCTAGGCACACAAATAGTGATGCATCGGCAGAATTATGAGAAAAGAGTGCAATAATGGTCCTAATAATTTGTAATCTGGTCACGATGTACCAGGTCATGGTGGGATCTCCTTTTTGTTTGCTAGGCTCGTAGAGATTGTCAATTCTAAGAACCTTTCATTTCTTTTACTTCATTTTTGTATCTTTG contains:
- the LOC130725927 gene encoding uncharacterized protein LOC130725927 — its product is MMSRALVHFWGVLWLCWWLASTGEAQVEYLKYKDPKQPVATRVKDLLARMTLEEKIGQMVQIDRSVASEAVMKNNFIGSVLSGGGSEPLPKATAEDWVNMINGFQKGSLESRLGIPMMYGIDAVHGHNNVYNATIFPHNVGLGCTRDPDLLQRIGAATALEARATGIPYVFAPCIAVCRDPRWGRCYESYSEDPKIVEEMTAIIPGLQGDIPANSRRGFPYVGGKTKVAACAKHFVGDGGTTKGTNENNTVIDWHGLLSIHMPAYSDSIIKGVSTVMVSYSSWNGVKMHANHDLVTGFLKNTLKFKGFVISDWQGIDRLTTPLGSNYTYSVQASIEAGIDMVMVPYKYDDFIQDLNLLVKNNIIPMERIDDAVERILLVKFTMGLFENPLADLSLVNELGSQEHRDLAREAVRKTLVLLKNGKNESSSPLLPLPKKTPKILVAGTHADNLGYQCGGWTIKWQGFTGNSDTSGTTILSAIKTAVDPSTEVIFRENPDSEFVKSNNFEYAIVVVGEPPYAETAGDSTTLTMLDSGPNTINNVCGAVKCVVVVISGRPIVIEPYVSTIDALVAAWLPGTEGQGVTDVLFGDYGFTGKLARTWFKSVDQLPMHVGDPHYDPLFPFDFGLTTLSVKDLVARSTSAADSVRACIITIMATLLICLYSTG
- the LOC130725653 gene encoding uncharacterized protein LOC130725653, with translation MTSNQPPQPNGDRPPTPAPAAFSTYYPRTPSHSSSSATWLEGCYRCLFLLSSLLAFLALLVALVIILSVMPKKPHVNLQLVRVQYMTITADDSTASISLTLRLLLEAVNTNKVGVKYGESRFTVMYRRIPLGKASIPGFFQGAHSTKQVAATISVDRMSLLQADAADLIRNASVNDRVDFQVLGDVRAKIRILNFDSPPGGLQVSVDCAIVISPRKQSLTYKKCVN